The Arabidopsis thaliana chromosome 5, partial sequence genomic interval AGATATTACGAAATAATTATAATCACCATAATTAGAAGATAATGACAGACGTTTCCAAAACGACACCTGGACTTTAATTAGATTGAATGTGTCATATTAGTAATCTATAATTGAAAAACTTGCATGACCCGCAATTAAGGCAATATGTCAATATAAGGACAGAAATTCATGATTGTTTGAATGCGAAATATTGATAATTCTTTAGATAATAATCAACTTTGTGAATTATGAGCTGAATAAACCAAACTTAAAATAACCAACTTATTACCCATGccataaatacaaattttctcttcttattttgttgacCTATTTAACAATAATGAATTCTACTAAGTTGGAGATTATGTTACTACTAGCAATGATCATGTTCATGTTTTCGGTATTAAAAAAACGTTTTGGTGCACTTTTACAAAGTTGCTGTAACTCCCACACGAGTTCATGCATATCATCATGTAATCGTCGATGACGTCAAATAAAGAACCTTAGAACAACAAACTGAtttattacaataaaaaaCTACAAACGAATGCGAAATTACGACAAAAGGAAGAACCGAAAGAGTACAACTAGAACAATAGAACTCAACAATAGAATAAAGAACACCTAAAACTCAACACAAAAACGCACTTAATCTTAAGCAAACATCAGAAAGGTAAAAGTCGCACTAAATAGTGTAGACATAACCGAAGTAACGGCTAAACCACTTGCTGAGTTTGTCCTGGGACTAGGAGCCGGCGCAGTGATGTTATCGGCGGTCGGAGTTGTTTCGGAAGGAGAAGGTGCCAAGGGTGTAGACTGGTCAGAGGGAGCAGCAGACTGATCAGGTGATGGGGAAGAAACAGGGGATGGGGATTGTGGTGTCATCGGAGATGGAGTGGCCGGAGACTgagctggagaagaagaaggagatgggGATTTTGGAGTCGCCGGTGAGTGAGATGGAGAATGCGCCGGGGAGTGAGATGGAGCATGCGCCGGAGAGTGAGATGGAGCATGCGCCGGGGAGTGAGATGGGGCATGTGCCGGAGAGTGAGATGGGGTATGTGCCGGAGAGTGAGATGGGGTATGTGCCGGAGAGTGAGATGGTGAGTGAGAAACAGGGGAGGGAGATTTTGGTGACGGAGATGGAGTAGCTGGAGAGTGAGATGTAGCATGCGACGGTGAGAGAGCTGGTGTGTGAGAAATAGGGGAAGAAGATTTAGGTGGTTGTGctggagaaacagaggatctAGGTGGCTGAGATTTTGAAGGAGCAGACGCTGGAGCAACGGGAGAAACAGGGGAATGAGATTTAGGAGGTTGAGTAGGAGAAACTGAAGGAACAGGGGAATGAGCCGGAGCCGAAGGTTGATTTCTGACGGCGAGGACAACGACGATCAATTTCTGTCCCTTTTGACAGTGATCTTGATTACCGcttatgaaataaaaagcaCCAGATCGATCAAGAGTAACCACAGATTCACCATTTTCGAAGTTCTTGATCGGATTTCTAACGTTGCATCCATCAAAATCTGCTTTCATCACTTGTTGAACAGAGTCTGATCCCTTCGCGTACTTAAAATCTGCATAAagattgaatgtttttttggttagaatCAGAGTAAAAGCGACCAAGttaaaaccctaacaaaaTGGAGAAACTTACAGAGAGAGTCATTGACTTGGAAACGGTTTCTTTCAGCCCAAGTATTGTAGTTTTCTTGAGGATTTGTAACCCAAGCGCCGTTACCTCCGACGTTAAACCTCCATGCATCAGCAACGGAGAAGAAAGTTGCAAATGAAGCGAGGATAAGgaaggagaaacagagactTTTCATGATCGCCGACATGGTTTTCGGAGATctgaaaattagggtttttgtgttttgtcttttgtgtttgtgttgtggaATGAGTGAAGTTAtgtaatgaatatatataggaACTTATGAGATTacgaagaatcaaagaaaatctctgaaatttacaaaaatggaATACGAAGATTAGTGACAGAagactttctttctttatatcaaagagattttgtttggtaaggtaataataattttgaaagttgtgaaataaaattgaagGCATTTATGTTAAGAAGACGTGTGAGATTTGACTCACGTATTAATTCACTTCccataaaaattgatttgattaatggatttatctatttaattattagtatttttgttaatgatgatttaaatttgttaaaactATTGACAAAATGGGCTggttttccatttttagtttgatttcaTTTATATGAAAGCTATTGAGTCTACTTGTATAGTAGTGATTAgctctttatatgattctactTTCGGATTGTTGTTTCTGAATTCTAAACTAGCCAGCTAGGTGCTAGCTATTACTTCCTTATTTGTAACTTGTAAGGAACGGACTTCGGGGACTGGATTTTTTTAGTGAGATGTGGTGGGCATTGTTAATTTCGAAGCCCAAGTTAATTTGAATAGCTCACGAAGATGGGCATGTGATTTGAATAAATCGTGTGGAAAATGCTTTGAATAAATACAATATTTCAGTTTTCTCCAAACATATCAGATTTTAAATACGTCGAgatcacatttttcttttcttttttgttaaactatTTTCTTCCGAAAACTACCTTAGTTTTTTGGTGAATAAACACATTTGAGTTAACATGTATcttggccaaaaaaaaaaagttaacatgTATCTTAAACCCTACTAATTTTATGAATACGCGCGATCACATGGATCCAAAATATGGAGtgattgagagagaaagataggAGACACACTTAGTGAGGGAGACCCAATAAGGTCGAGCTTGTTGAGATGTGGGTATAGAAGAATAGTCACACTGTTGATTAAACTACATTGGTGACTGGTGAGTATATGttttaagccctttttctaTTAGAAACACCATTCATTTTCGGTGATTATTATGGTAGTTGATATACTACTAACATAGACAAATTGGATCGGAGTGTTTTTGTATTTGCACTAAGAAAACGAATTCATGTATCGCTTTCCAGACCATAGTTGTTATATCATGAATTGGCGTTTTTAGATATAGTGAAatctttagacaaaaaaaaaaagatagagtGAAATCTAACCGATCCAAATTAAAgtaaccaaaattcaaaacaagagaaaaaacaaaaccaagacttaaatatatatttagaatctTATAAATTCTTGATGTAGATaatccttaaaaaaaacatgttttgattgatattcTTGTTTACTTTTCAGTGAAACTCTATGaacaacaaagataaaagTGAATTTTATTTAGCTCAAGCCCAAAAAGAACTAGATTCAGTTTTTAATTGGTTCATACACTTACTTAAATAAGTAGGATTTAATTAAATTCATTAAAGGAAAATTACGTAGAAACGATAAACATAATCTTCCACATCTTGATCATAAGAGTAAATTCAAACAAGAGAATGATATAATATAAGAGATTAAACCATAATTTGCCTAAAAAGGTTACCAAACcataaaaataacatgttattaCTTGCATAATCATCAAATAGcagataaataataataaaaatgggataattaattacattttcTCAAAGTAGAGTTTTCACTCAGCCTTCTCTGCTTtggtttccttcttctcttctttcttctcttctttcttctcctctttcttgatctcttctttcttcacctctttcttcttctcctcctttggttttgtatctCCAACAGCTTTTGGTTTGCCCGGCTTTGGTTTCATGAAGCAGAAGCAAGAGCAACATGGACACTGGAACAAGaacttcattttctctctttctctctttctctctcacttatcttcttcttttctctcacACAATCTCACTCACACATAACACATTTGCTTACTAAGCTTTAATGAAAGTAGAGAATTGattgggtttgtttttttgggttacTTATTACTGTGCTTTTTTGACATTTCTCTAACAAttctgtctttttcttctcgttTAATAATGATGCTTTCATTTGGTCCCACTCCATTGAATTTTAGTATCATTCTCCAaccaattctttttttattttcaatcatGTTTCTTTGTAAACCGCATATACACAAAAGACACACGAGCTTTAGCTCGGCTGGAGTGATAGTGTACTGACGGTGGCCAATTTGTTTGTGTATTATAACTAAATAGATAACTTCCATAATAGTTTTTCCTTACGTATTCACACCATCTTTGAAATTATAGTTTGAACTGTCATTTAGTTTTAGGGGAGATTAgcaaatcttatatataatgGTCTTTTTAACTGTAATGTAGCATAAATTTTCGAACTGCGGATGCATGCTTTCGTTTATCCGTTTGACATTATGTATCAGAGAATGACAATTTTGACCTAAACGGTGCAACCCCATTAGatcacaaacatttttttaatgaaatcgATTTTGTATAACATATAAACGATGATTTTGATAGTGGTTATAAAGGGGATGGTAATGGAAGTACAGAATAATGGAGGGAACTGATACTATGTAATGTAATGTATGTCATGTGGGAAAACACTTGGTTCtaatttacttctttttaCGTATATTCATGAATCATGCATATTTCTTTGGAAAAAGTATATTCATAGGATTGATAATAATTCGAAAAAGGACTATATTACTTTTGGATCTTTATGTGTATTATCATATGGTTGGATTCCACTTCGGTCTCTTTCAAACCAAGTGGATGGCCGCCCTACTCtgatttatatatcttttttatgaacgattttcatttttttctagtAAATTCTTTGCAATATCTTATAATATACTCAAAAGTGCATTTTCATACAccatttagatttttttcggCTTTCCTCATCCAGCGAAAAGACTCATATGGGCTGGGCTTAGAATATGAGTCCATATTCATCTTATCAGTTGTTATTTTATGATGAGTAAATAACAGGCCATCCAAACCTGAACGTTTTTTCTTAGATTCGATTATGGTTTGAGCTAATTCACTCGCACCCGATCTGAATAATCCAACTTTTTGGGTAAAAGTAATTGAAATTCTCCATTTGACTCAAGATAATTTATTCGACTGAACCATTTCTTAACTATTTTCAACATTTGTTGAAGGATGAATGGTTCTCAacatttgtttggttatttataTCTTGGTCAGTCGAATGAAAAGACCAGACAAGggtcatctttgtttttgggtttggtaTGTCACATGTCTATTGTAGCCTATATAGATCCTTGTCTTCTTTGACAACATAATACAACTCTCACAAAAGTTTAATACACGTTTTGGAGAGATATTATAGTTGTATCTCTCTACATTCTTTGTACTAGCCAAACCGGATTATCTTAGATATGTAAGATAGGTCAATTAGCTACACCAATAGTATGACGATTACGACAAATTAAGGTCATTAAAATGAACTAAACTAATCAAAGACTAATAAAAATAGTGATTGAGTTGCGATAGATTCGAGGTTCGATCTTAGAGAAGACttgaaaaccaaacaaagtaGGAGGCCGATAGGTGTACGGTTCGATGACTTCACGTGATTTGCGGTGTGTGATCAGTTGACTATACAATACATTATCAAAAGACATCACTCCATTTTCGATGCTCCCAAACATTACTTTAATTCACTTAATACTATACTATATGaaactcatatatatgtacattttttattaacgTTGTGGTGCACTCACcataattttatgttataaacTACTTCAAATACATAATTAAGTACAGTCAAGAGTCTCTCTCCAGTTTTATCCTAACATTACTCAGAGACTATTCATAGTATTAGtattaatttgttgttgtatggTTGTATCAATTCTCTTTCACCAACAAACTCTCACACATGAGAACACACACATCTTCactctttgtctctttctcttattcTTAACCAGTTGATAACCATGGTTTTGATCCCGGTTTAGCAAACCGGTTTAATCTCGAAGTcacttccaaaaaaaattaagaggaGTGTatttgcaaacaaaaaaagaccaaacaaaTAAGCATATCATCAATGAAAACTGTAAAAGTCACGTGGGACCCGTGGTTATGGCTTTTATGGTCAGGATTTCAGGTTCAACGGTTCCACATCTTTCACGGCATCGGTCCCGTGACGTCCGCCTGAAAGTCCAAACTGAACCCACACGGCTCTAAGGAACGTCACTCTCCACGGTCCACGTGCACCGCTAGTAGCCATGATGCGTCACAACTTTCACGAGACGTCCGatacaaatttcaaaagtCTATGTGGGTTGAAACAGTTTGCATATGCAAGTACTTATGGTAATATGTAATAGTCATAAAATATCTACTCATTTCTGTTTACTTGAAAAAGTGGGGTTTTCAGTTGACTTTTTTAGGTGAAATATTGTTAAATAGTAagattcataattttaattaagcAAATGATGATTTACTAAAGTTCTACTTATAAAATTATGGTCCTTAGTATTCACACAAACAGATATGAAAACATGTTAAATAcataaatgtataaaaattaacattttccggaaaaataataaattaaatttccaTCTCTTAATTATTCAATATGATAACCAACTATGAATTAGCTACATGATTGGATCATCGAATTTCAACAGAACTATTAATCTTTATCAAATGTCATATATTTGTATGTTGTATTTGTGCTTAAAAGGACAGAAGTAGGTATTTTCAATAGAGAAAGACAAGCAAATTTTGTCCAATGTTTTCTTAATGcgataaattttataaaagaaaaaacgaaaagcCTTTGGAAAAAGTTTTGACTAAAACTACAAACTTTTCTTGACTTTgtttcaactaaaaaaatcGTTGTTTCCCACTAATATGtacaaaaatatagatttgTATTGTAATATACTGTCTACATATActttaaaatcttgaaaaacAATTGTGAATATAGAATTACAGTCAAACTGTTACGTTTATTAACTTGTGAGCTGCAATAAATAGTTGTGCAGAATTTTGtccacaaaattaaaatagtaatttaataaatttgtagcaaagaaaaaacaaaattaagttaaGACACAAGACTTTTGAGACCTGTCCCTAAAAAAGTTAATAGTAACTCTCACTGTTCTTGAGAAAACGAAAGAACTTTCCTTttccgttttttttctttctcaatcttctatcgtcttcttcactgtttcttctttttgatttccaaagttaaaaactttgaCAAATTTGAATCCCAactactctgttttttcacTTCACTTTTTTGATTGGTTCTGTCTCTTGGTCGACAAAGACCTGCACTTGCTAATGAGAcattaaaaacccttgtaatCAAATCTTCGTCATTATCGTTTCCcacagaaaaaaactaaactttcGATGTTTCAATGGCGGCTGTGAACTCGAAAGCTCTTAACTTTATGTAGGAATTGGCAAATTAAAGGTTTTGATTGACGAAATTGGTGATTAATTGCTTAAGCTGCTGGTGCTTAGAGGTAATTACTTTATACTCTCTTTGACTATctctgtttatgtttttgagttatttgttttgcttaagTTACAAGTCTTCAATAGTATTTTCGAGATGGTTTTTGGGATGTGAGCGTTTAGtttctgcttttgttttgatacTGTTTATTGGGATTCGATTTTCAGGAAGATACGTGTTGCTGATTTCAATTTGCTTCCACAATGTTGCTTCAACTACAAGTTGTTAAAGCTTGATTCTTTTTGGGACATGAGCATGTGACTTATGAAAGTTTTAGTCTTTATTTGTGATTTGAGCTGGCTAGAGAAGACTCTTGTCTCTGTTTGATAGTAGTCATGGTGATCATTCTCCTATTGGTCTTCTTTGTTGGTTCTTCTGTGAGCCAACCATGTCATCCCAACGACTTATCTGCGCTCCGGGAATTGGCAGGAGCGTTGAAGAACAAGTCTGTTACAGAATCTTGGTTAAATGGTTCACGTTGTTGTGAATGGGATGGTGTGTTTTGTGAAGGGAGTGATGTTTCTGGTCGAGTTACAAAGTTGGTTTTACCTGAAAAAGGTTTGGAAGGTGTGATTTCGAAGTCTTTAGGGGAGTTGACTGAGCTGCGAGTACTTGATCTATCTCGTAACCAGCTTAAAGGCGAAGTACCAGCGGAGATTTCTAAGTTAGAGCAGCTTCAAGTTCTTGATTTGAGTCATAACCTGTTATCAGGGTCTGTTTTGGGAGTGGTTTCGGGTTTAAAGCTGATTCAGTCGCTGAACATTTCGAGCAATTCGCTTAGCGGGAAGTTATCGGATGTTGGAGTGTTTCCTGGTCTTGTGATGCTTAATGTAAGCAACAATTTGTTTGAGGGTGAGATTCATCCTGAACTCTGTAGCTCATCTGGTGGGATACAGGTTCTTGATTTATCGATGAATCGTTTGGTGGGGAATCTTGATGGCTTGTACAACTGCAGCAAATCTATTCAACAGCTCCATATCGACAGCAACAGATTGACGGGCCAACTTCCGGATTATCTTTATTCGATCCGGGAGTTGGAGCAACTATCACTCTCTGGAAACTACTTATCCGGAGAGTTAAGCAAGAACTTGAGCAATCTCTCTGGTCTGAAGTCTCTGTTGATATCAGAGAACCGGTTTTCGGATGTAATTCCAGATGTTTTTGGTAACCTCACTCAATTGGAACACCTCGACGTGAGCTCCAACAAGTTCTCGGGAAGGTTTCCGCCAAGTTTATCCCAATGCTCGAAGCTGCGGGTTCTTGATCTTAGGAACAACTCGTTATCCGGTTCTATCAATCTTAACTTCACTGGATTTACCGATCTTTGCGTGCTTGATCTCGCCAGTAATCATTTCTCTGGACCTCTTCCTGATTCCCTTGGCCACTGTCCCAAGATGAAGATCTTGAGTTTGGCGAAAAACGAGTTTCGCGGCAAAATCCCTGACACCTTCAAGAATCTGCAGTCTCTCTTGTTCCTGTCCTTATCCAACAACAGCTTTGTGGATTTTTCTGAGACAATGAATGTGCTGCAACATTGCAGAAACCTCTCCACTCTTATTCTCTCAAAGAACTTCATCGGCGAGGAAATACCAAACAACGTCACTGGTTTCGACAACCTCGCGATTTTAGCGCTAGGAAATTGCGGTCTTAGAGGTCAGATTCCGAGCTGGCTATTGAACTGCAAGAAGCTGGaagttcttgatctctcttGGAATCACTTTTACGGAACTATCCCTCATTGGATTGGTAAGATGGAGAGTTTGTTCTACATAGACTTCTCAAACAACACTTTGACCGGAGCAATCCCGGTAGCCATAACCGAGCTCAAGAACCTAATCCGTCTAAACGGAACCGCTTCTCAGATGACCGACTCTTCTGGAATTCCTCTCTACGTAAAGCGGAACAAGAGCTCCAACGGTCTTCCATATAACCAAGTTTCAAGATTCCCGCCATCTATCTATTTGAATAATAACCGTCTCAACGGGACGATCTTGCCAGAGATAGGACGTTTGAAAGAGCTTCACATGCTGGACTTGAGCAGGAACAACTTCACTGGGACGATACCTGATTCCATTTCAGGGCTTGACAATTTGGAGGTTCTTGATTTATCTTACAATCATCTCTACGGTTCGATTCCTCTGTCTTTTCAGAGTCTCACTTTCTTGTCGAGGTTCAGCGTAGCGTATAACCGTCTCACTGGCGCGATTCCATCTGGAGGTCAGTTCTACAGCTTCCCGCACTCAAGCTTCGAAGGAAACTTAGGACTTTGTCGCGCGATTGATTCTCCTTGCGATGTTCTGATGAGTAACATGTTGAATCCGAAAGGTTCTTCGCGTAGGAATAACAATGGCGGAAAGTTCGGGAGAAGCAGCATTGTTGTACTTACCATAAGTCTAGCCATTGGGATTACTCTACTTCTTTCTGTTATTCTGTTAAGGATTTCAAGAAAAGATGTGGATGATCGAATCAATGACGTTGATGAGGAGACTATCAGCGGGGTTTCGAAAGCTCTCGGGCCATCAAAGATTGTGCTTTTCCATAGCTGTGGATGTAAAGATCTAAGTGTTGAGGAGTTGTTGAAGTCTACGAACAATTTCAGCCAGGCTAACATTATAGGATGTGGCGGATTTGGTCTTGTGTACAAAGCTAATTTTCCCGATGGCTCGAAAGCAGCAGTCAAGAGGCTTTCTGGTGACTGTGGGCAGATGGAACGTGAATTCCAAGCGGAAGTTGAAGCATTGTCTCGAGCGGAACATAAGAATCTAGTCTCTCTTCAAGGCTACTGCAAGCATGGAAACGATAGGCTGCTTATTTACTCGTTTATGGAGAATGGAAGTTTGGATTATTGGCTGCATGAGCGGGTAGATGGGAATATGACTCTTATATGGGATGTGAGATTGAAGATAGCTCAAGGCGCAGCGCGAGGGCTTGCTTACTTGCATAAAGTCTGTGAACCTAATGTTATACATAGGGATGTGAAGTCTAGTAACATTTTGTTAGATGAGAAGTTTGAAGCTCATCTTGCGGATTTTGGGTTAGCGAGGTTGCTTAGGCCGTATGATACTCACGTGACGACTGATTTGGTTGGGACATTGGGTTATATTCCTCCTGAGTATAGCCAGTCTTTGATTGCAACATGTAGAGGAGACGTTTACAGTTTTGGCGTTGTGCTTTTGGAGCTAGTTACGGGTCGTAGACCTGTAGAAGTCTGTAAAGGGAAAAGTTGCAGAGATTTGGTGTCTCGGGTGTTTCAAATGAAGGCTGAGAAGCGTGAAGCTGAGCTTATCGATACAACAATACGCGAAAATGTGAACGAGAGAACGGTTTTGGAGATGTTGGAGATTGCTTGCAAATGCATTGATCATGAGCCTAGAAGGAGACCACTGATCGAAGAAGTCGTTACTTGGCTTGAAGATCTTCCTATGGAGTCTGTTCAACAACAATGAAAAACTCCTCTATAAGTAGCTTTCTTAGTTTCTTGTGAATGAAAGAGTGTAGATCACTGGTTTTAATCTAAGAAACTTGGGGTATACATGTAAAGcaaagaacttttttttttgactcaACATAGTGATCAGACTTTTCTCATGTCACAGTCCTTATGACACTTGGGAATCAACCTGACAAGCCACCTGTTCCTTCTCTGGACACTAACTTGATCCTGAGGTACTTGTGTGAGAGTATATGTAATGTAACAGAGTCGTGTTCTGATGTCTGTAACAAAAAATGGCGGCTTTGTTTAATGTTAAGAGAGGAATCATAAACATCTACAGAACATCGCCGAGACagcacaacaacaacactctTCAGTTCTCTCGTTGCTTCACCTCTCAAGTAAGAGGCGAAAATATTCTTACTTGCTCTGCTTTTTCTGATTCAGTTGTTGTATTGTAACCTAATCAGCTAACTCAGAAGAGCTTGAACACTCTCTCCAGGGAAGCAATGGAGGTGGAGAGTCATCTGCGAGTATGAACGAGGCGAGACAAGAGGCGATGGGAACAAGCACAGATGCTAAGGCACCTGATGTTTCACTCAGCTATGCAGCGGATACTGCGAAAGAAGGGTTAAAACAAGCCATGGATAAAGCCAAGAAAAAGAGCGGAGACGCTGCCAC includes:
- a CDS encoding uncharacterized protein (unknown protein; BEST Arabidopsis thaliana protein match is: unknown protein (TAIR:AT4G27530.1); Has 30201 Blast hits to 17322 proteins in 780 species: Archae - 12; Bacteria - 1396; Metazoa - 17338; Fungi - 3422; Plants - 5037; Viruses - 0; Other Eukaryotes - 2996 (source: NCBI BLink).), translated to MAALFNVKRGIINIYRTSPRQHNNNTLQFSRCFTSQGSNGGGESSASMNEARQEAMGTSTDAKAPDVSLSYAADTAKEGLKQAMDKAKKKSGDAATEEAATVAGGEDESEENVTVGEIGTLKGKNQSSS